A stretch of the Carassius carassius chromosome 6, fCarCar2.1, whole genome shotgun sequence genome encodes the following:
- the LOC132142663 gene encoding cytidine and dCMP deaminase domain-containing protein 1-like, whose product MAASDSRRSQRDFEGNRSIPNGEEEHNVRDTGVQTDTRVQGHGPRLSKANLFTLLSLWMEFFPKKEPQQRENDSARDTGLVVVHERRVLGLHCSSVHLHAGQVAVVKHGPRLKGCDLYFSRKPCSTCLKMLINAGVSRISYWPGDAEISLLSGKHDHTDSSHQEAIFDATAAERLKSNSRPHICVLLQPLDCTMQQFVDETSQKCDFLGKIAADNPTLNVKDLFRREWWNNLDDFLEKLFINDEEQHKYVLNKMGLDNFCAEPNFSNLRQHMRNLIRILASAAASVPVLEDNYGFFMREPLGMGSPALPQDVVRHCIIQARLLACRTEDPKVGVGAVIWAEGKQSQCDGTGQLYLVGCGYNAYPVGSQYAEYPQMDHKQEERQNRKYRYILHAEQNALTFRSAEIKEEENTMLFVTKCPCDECVPLIGCAGIKQIYTTDLDSKKVKNDISYLRFDKLNGVQKFIWQQKSSARHMSEQAAPPTANGYMKRKGEETHFQCNKRLRS is encoded by the exons ATGGCAGCATCCGACAGTCGGCGGTCTCAACGGGATTTCGAGGGAAATAGATCAATTCCAAACGGCGAGGAAGAGCACAATGTGAGGGATACCGGAGTACAGACGGATACCAGAGTACAAG gTCATGGACCTCGACTGTCTAAAGCCAACCTCTTCACATTGTTGAGTCTATGGATGGAATTTTTCCCAAAGAAAGAGCCACAGCAACGAGAGAATGATTCt GCTAGAGACACTGGTCTTGTGGTGGTCCATGAGCGCAGGGTCCTGGGTCTGCATTGCTCCAGTGTGCATTTACATGCAGGACAGGTGGCTGTGGTCAAACATGGCCCCAGACTGAAGGGATGTGATCTCTACTTCTCCAGAAAACCCTGTTCAACCTGCCTCAAAATGCTCATCAACG CTGGTGTTAGCAGGATATCATACTGGCCCGGTGATGCTGAGATCAGTTTGCTGTCAGGTAAACATGATCATACTGACTCCAGTCACCAGGAAGCCATCTTTGATGCAACAGCTGCAGAGAGACTGAAGTCTAACAGCAGACCCCACATCTGTGTGCTCCTGCAGCCTCTGGACTGCACCATGCAGCAGTTTGTGGATGAAACGTCTCAAAAGTGTGATTTCCTTGGGAAGATTGCTGCGGACAATCCTACTCTCAATGTTAAGGATCTCTTTAGAAGGGAATGGTGGAACAACTTGGATGATTTCTTGGAAAAGTTGTTTATAAATGACGAGGAGCAGCATAAGTATGTGCTAAACAAGATGGGACTGGATAACTTTTGTGCGGAACCAAATTTTAGTAACTTAAGGCAGCACATGAGGAATCTTATTAGGATTTTGGCATCTGCCGCTGCAAGTGTTCCGGTTTTAGAAGACAATTATGGTTTCTTCATGAGAGAGCCTTTAGGGATGGGTTCTCCAGCTTTGCCTCAGGATGTGGTGCGACACTGTATCATACAGGCCAGATTACTGGCATGTAGAACAG AGGATCCTAAAGTGGGAGTTGGTGCAGTAATTTGGGCCGAGGGCAAACAG TCACAATGTGATGGCACAGGTCAGCTTTACTTAGTGGGCTGTGGTTACAACGCCTATCCAGTGGGCTCACAGTATGCAGAGTATCCTCAGATGGATCACAAGCAAGAGGAGAGACAGAACAGAAAGTACAGATACATCCTCCATGCTGAGCAGAACGCACTCACATTCAG GAGTGCAGAGATAAAAGAGGAGGAGAACACAATGCTATTTGTGACCAAATGCCCATGTGATGAGTGTGTCCCTCTGATAGGCTGCGCTGGAATAAAGCAGATCTACACCACAGACCTGGACAGCAAAAAAGTCAAAAACGACATCTCCTACCTCAGGTTTGACAAACTCAACGGCGTCCAGAAGTTTATT tggcAGCAGAAATCTTCTGCTAGACATATGTCAGAACAAGCTGCTCCACCCACAGCAA atGGCTACATGAAACGAAAAGGAGAGGAAACTCATTTTCAGTGCAATAAGAGACTGAGATCATAA
- the LOC132142665 gene encoding ADP-ribosylation factor-like protein 11, with protein MGAITSKQDKRTPRVLLMGLDSAGKSTLLYRQQRGVVMETSPTVGFNVATVQLDKKTSLTVWDVGGQGNMRPNWKYYLEECKVLVFVVDSSDHARMAEAQKALKKILSDEHLKGVPLMVLANKNDLPNSMTIREVSTLLELDSYTNRVWEIQACSALKGLGIQQAFLSIAKLMHKG; from the coding sequence ATGGGCGCCATTACGTCTAAACAGGATAAACGGACTCCACGTGTTCTCCTCATGGGCTTGGATTCGGCTGGAAAATCGACTTTGCTGTACAGGCAGCAGCGTGGTGTGGTGATGGAGACCTCGCCTACTGTGGGCTTCAATGTTGCGACTGTACAGCTGGACAAGAAGACCTCACTGACCGTGTGGGATGTTGGGGGACAAGGAAACATGAGGCCCAATTGGAAATACTACCTAGAGGAGTGTAAGGTTTTGGTCTTCGTGGTGGACAGCAGTGATCATGCCAGGATGGCTGAAGCTCAGAAAGCCCTGAAGAAGATTCTGAGTGATGAACATTTGAAAGGAGTTCCCCTGATGGTGCTAGCAAACAAAAATGATCTGCCAAACTCAATGACTATTAGAGAGGTGTCTACATTGCTGGAGCTGGATAGTTACACAAATCGGGTGTGGGAGATCCAAGCTTGCAGCGCCCTGAAGGGACTGGGTATCCAACAAGCCTTTCTCTCTATAGCTAAGCTAATGCACAAAGGATAA
- the LOC132142664 gene encoding RCC1 and BTB domain-containing protein 1-like: MVDVSKWPLFTLLSAQELASIRQACIFGASANEAIYITHDDEVYVLGLNCSNCLGTGDSQSTVVPKKLDCLTGKKLVSLSYGSGPHVLLATEQGELYVWGHNGYSQLGNGTTNQGVSPILVSTNLQNKRVTEVACGSHHSLALTHEGEVFAWGYNNCGQVGSGSTANQPAPRKVSNCLQNRVMVSIACGQTSSMAVSDNGEVYGWGYNGNGQLGLGNNGNQLTPCHLIALQGFCVVQIASGYAHSLALTDEGLLYAWGSNTYGQLGTGNKSNQLSPVQVMAEKERIVEIAACHSTHTSAAKTQSGQVFMWGQCRGQPIVLPHLTHFTSTDDVFSCFATPSVMWRMISMEHDDFLTVAQSLKKEFDSPETSDLKFSVDGKYIHVHKAVLKIRCEHFRSMFQSHWNENMKEVIEINQFSYPVYRSFLEFLYTDSVDLPPEDAIGLLDLATSYCENRLKKLCQHIIKRGITVENAFSLLSAAIRYDAEDLEEFCFKFCVNHLTEVTQTAAFWQIDGNMLKEFISRAGHCGAFKN; encoded by the exons ATGGTGGATGTGAGTAAGTGGCCTCTCTTCACCCTCTTGAGCGCACAGGAGCTCGCCTCCATACGACAGGCATGCATCTTTGGAGCATCTGCGAATGAGGCCATCTATATCACCCACGATGACGAA GTGTACGTGTTGGGTTTGAACTGCAGTAATTGTCTGGGCACTGGAGACAGTCAGAGCACAGTTGTTCCTAAAAAGCTGGACTGTCTGACAGGGAAGAAGCTGGTTAGTTTAAGCTATGGCAGTGGCCCTCATGTTCTGCTGGCTACAGAAC AGGGGGAGTTGTATGTATGGGGGCATAATGGATACAGTCAGTTGGGCAATGGGACGACCAATCAAGGTGTGTCTCCTATTTTGGTGTCTACTAACCTGCAGAACAAGAGAGTGACTGAAGTTGCCTGTGGTTCTCACCACTCTTTGGCTCTAACCCATGAGGGTGAG GTGTTTGCGTGGGGCTACAACAACTGTGGTCAGGTGGGTTCAGGGTCCACCGCCAACCAGCCAGCACCCCGCAAGGTGTCCAACTGTCTGCAGAACAGAGTGATGGTCAGTATAGCCTGTGGACAGACTTCATCCATGGCTGTGTCGGATAATGGCGAG GTTTATGGCTGGGGTTACAATGGCAACGGCCAGCTAGGGTTAGGCAACAATGGGAACCAGCTGACACCGTGTCATTTGATTGCGCTACAAGGCTTCTGTGTGGTGCAG ATTGCTTCAGGTTATGCTCATTCTCTAGCACTGACCGATGAGGGCCTACTTTATGCATGGGGGTCCAACACTTACGGCCAACTGGGCACTGGCAACAAAAGCAACCAGCTCAGCCCTGTACAGGTCATGGCTGAGAAAGAAAG GATTGTGGAGATCGCCGCCTGTCACTCCACACACACCTCTGCAGCAAAGACCCAGAGCGGTCAGGTGTTCATGTGGGGTCAGTGCCGGGGACAGCCTATCGTGCTGCCACACCTCACACACTTCACCAGCACGGACGACGTCTTCTCCTGCTTCGCCACGCCATCTGTGATGTGGCGGATGATTTCCATGG AGCATGATGACTTCCTGACCGTGGCCCAGTCCCTTAAAAAAGAGTTTGACAGTCCTGAGACCTCTGACCTCAAATTCAGCGTAGACGGGAAGTACATCCATGTCCACAAAGCTGTTCTCAAAATCAG GTGTGAGCACTTCAGATCAATGTTTCAGTCGCACTGGAATGAGAACATGAAGGAAGTGATTGAGATCAACCAGTTCTCGTACCCGGTGTACCGCTCTTTCCTGGAGTTCCTCTACACAGACAGTGTGGATCTTCCTCCTGAGGACGCCATTG GATTATTGGATCTGGCAACCTCATACTGTGAAAACAGGCTGAAGAAGTTGTGCCAACATATCATAAAGAGAGGAATCACTGTGGAGAACGCTTTCTCTCTGCTGTCTGCTGCCATCAGATATGATGCTGAG GATCTAGAGGAGTTCTGTTTTAAATTCTGTGTGAACCACTTGACTGAGGTCACGCAGACAGCTGCGTTCTGGCAGATCGACGGCAACATGCTGAAGGAGTTTATCTCCAGAGCCGGCCACTGTGGAGCCTTCAAAAACTGA